The following are from one region of the Corylus avellana chromosome ca1, CavTom2PMs-1.0 genome:
- the LOC132164100 gene encoding MDIS1-interacting receptor like kinase 2-like has protein sequence MAPSLPIAMVLLAWSTSILFCGTYLDPATPFVRASEPSALQLEAKALLKSGWWKSANTNNVSSGCKWPGITCNAGGSVTEIRVAYYLGEMSKLNLSFFPNLVRLDLHKAGLQGSISVEIGTLSKLTYLDLSHNNLKGELPLSLTNLAQLVVFNVSYNQITGPIPASLSLLIHLSHFVLYTNQINGFIPLEIEKLSNLSILDLGGNMLTGPIPSTLGNLTNLKYLYLDSNQINDSIPPEIGNLKNLIYLLLTNNSLNGQIPSTIGHLTNLKGLNLDSNQINGQIPSTIGHLTNLEYLSLYSNQINGQIPSTIGHLTNLEDLFLYSNQINGSIPREIGNLKNLIYLDLSNNSLNGQIPSTIGHSTNLSYLSLSQNQIKGSIPIEIGNLKSLSFLNLAHNNLIGHIPTQIGNLHSLNSLNLSHNFISGEPPVELGTIDKLLFLDISYNNLTGNVPNSYISIKSVNLSYNYLTGPVPTGFDRNHTRHTLIGNKYLCGDTMGFPPCKNSIVTKVKIFVAIAIPLGFLVLGGFLMCRCMVKETQFESIETKNGNLFSIWNYDGQIAYEDIIEATEDFDLKYCIGTGGYGSVYKAKLPGGKVIALKRLHRLEAENPTFDMSFRNEVKVLTEIRHRNIIKLHGFCLHKRCMFLVYEYMERGSLFCILNSDVEAMELDWSKRVNIIKGTAHALSYLHHDCIPAIVHRDITSNNILLNNKLEAFVSDFGTAKLLDPDSSNQTLVAGTYGYIAPELAYTMKVTEKCDVYSFGVVALEILMGIHPTEFMTSLSSTSSQNMMLHEILDQRLPPPNHLVAQDIFLIATIAFACIHTKPKSRPTMQCVTQEFLSPMKSIAKPLHAVSLRQLRNQEMHMVACMRE, from the exons TGAACCATCAGCACTACAACTAGAAGCAAAGGCTTTGCTGAAGAGTGGGTGGTGGAAAAGCGCCAACACCAACAATGTCTCAAGTGGTTGCAAGTGGCCTGGTATTACTTGCAATGCTGGTGGAAGCGTCACAGAGATTAGAGTTGCTTACTATTTGGGAGAGATGTCAAAACTCAACCTctctttctttccaaatttaGTCCGCCTTGATCTTCACAAAGCTGGACTTCAGGGGAGTATCTCAGTTGAGATAGGTACTCTATCGAAACTCACCTACCTTGATCTGTCCCATAATAATTTGAAAGGTGAGTTGCCTCTTTCGCTCACAAACCTTGCCCAATTAGTGGTGTTTAACGTTTCTTATAATCAAATCACTGGACCAATCCCTGCTTCTCTTTCGCTTTTAATCCATCTCTCCCATTTTGTTTTGTATACCAATCAAATCAATGGTTTCATACCATTAGAAATAGAAAAGCTGAGCAATTTGTCCATATTAGACCTAGGTGGTAACATGCTCACTGGTCCAATCCCTTCCACTTTGGGTAATTTAActaatttgaaatatttgtaTCTTGATTCCAATCAAATCAATGATTCCATTCCCCCAGAAATAGGAAACCTGAAGAATTTGATTTACTTGTTACTCACGAATAATAGCCTTAATGGTCAAATCCCTTCAACTATAGGTCATTTAACCAATTTGAAAGGATTGAATCTAGATTCCAATCAAATCAATGGTCAAATCCCATCAACTATAGGTCACTTAACCAATTTGGAATATTTGTCTCTTTATTCCAATCAAATCAATGGTCAAATCCCTTCAACTATAGGTCACTTAACCAATTTGGaagatttgtttctttattCCAATCAAATCAATGGTTCCATTCCTCGTGAAATCGGAAACCTGAAGAATTTGATTTACTTGGACCTCAGCAATAATAGTCTCAATGGTCAAATCCCTTCAACTATAGGTCATTCGACTAATTTGTCATATTTGTCCCTTAGTCAAAATCAAATTAAGGGTTCCATCCCAATAGAAATAGGGAACTTGAAGAGTTTGTCCTTTCTGAATCTTGCTCATAACAATCTAATTGGTCATATCCCCACTCAAATCGGCAACCTTCATTCATTGAATTCTCTTAACCTTAGTCATAACTTTATCAGTGGAGAACCACCTGTTGAACTTGGGACTATTGACAAGTTACTGTTCTTGGATATCAGCTACAATAATCTTACCGGCAATGTTCCCAATAGTTACATTTCCATTAAAAGCGTCAACTTGTCATACAATTATTTGACAGGTCCGGTTCCAACAGGGTTTGATCGGAACCATACACGCCACACATTAATTGGCAACAAATATTTGTGCGGTGACACCATGGGTTTCCCTCCTTGTAAGAACTCAATTGtaacaaaagtgaaaattttcGTTGCAATCGCCATTCCCCTTGGATTCTTAGTTCTTGGGGGCTTTCTCATGTGTCGATGCATGGTCAAGGAAACCCAATTTGAGTCAATAGAAACAAAGAATGGAAATTTGTTCTCGATATGGAATTATGATGGACAAATTGCATATGAAGACATCATTGAAGCAACCGAGGATTTTGATCTAAAATATTGTATTGGAACTGGTGGTTACGGTAGCGTTTACAAAGCAAAATTGCCTGGTGGAAAAGTGATTGCCTTGAAGAGACTTCATCGGCTGGAGGCTGAGAACCCGACTTTTGATATGAGTTTTAGAAATGAGGTAAAAGTGTTAACAGAGATTCGTCATCGAAACATCATAAAACTTCATGGATTTTGTTTGCATAAGCGATGCATGTTTTTGGTTTACGAGTACATGGAAAGGGGAAgcctattttgtattttaaatagcGATGTTGAAGCTATGGAATTGGATTGGAGCAAGAGAGTAAACATCATCAAAGGCACTGCCCACGCTTTATCTTACCTGCATCATGATTGCATTCCAGCAATTGTTCATCGAGATATAACAAGCAACAATATTCTATTGAACAATAAACTAGAGGCTTTTGTCTCTGACTTTGGCACAGCTAAGCTTCTTGATCCTGATTCGTCCAATCAAACGTTAGTTGCCGGCACTTACGGTTACATTGCCCCAG agTTGGCCTATACCATGAAAGTTACTGAAAAGTgcgatgtttatagctttggagttGTGGCACTTGAAATATTAATGGGAATACATCCAACAGAATTTATGACTTCATTATCCTCAACTTCTTCTCAGAATATGATGTTACATGAAATATTAGACCAACGTTTGCCACCTCCCAATCATCTGGTTGCACAAGATATTTTCCTCATTGCTACAATAGCATTTGCATGCATACACACCAAACCAAAGTCTCGGCCTACAATGCAATGCGTGACTCAAGAATTTCTTTCTCCAATGAAATCAATAGCCAAGCCTTTACATGCAGTTTCACTAAGGCAGCTAAGGAACCAAGAAATGCATATGGTTGCATGCATGAGGGAATGA